Proteins encoded together in one Benincasa hispida cultivar B227 chromosome 1, ASM972705v1, whole genome shotgun sequence window:
- the LOC120074318 gene encoding uncharacterized protein LOC120074318 isoform X3 yields the protein MKNSEKLIWAPATGSPHSRSLPKLLIFLILFLSVTYIVYTLKLLSSDEPCPDADEPITLNKQHLSIPSISSPIRNQTIPNFPLKPHVQTEIQDIVFGIAASANLWEKRKEYIKLWFEPTKMRAVVWMDGPVATTTEDSKLLPPVVVSGDTARFAYRNRQGRRSAIRISRIVGETVRLGAENVRWVVMGDDDTVFVAENLVRVLRKYDHKGFYYIGSSSESHLQNIHLSYGMAYGGGGFAISYPLAKAIEKMQDGCLERYPGLYGSDDRIQACMAELGVPLTKELGFHQKQDETVFFPFLGVGVEGKIRTILGIRACIMHSLNYQITKF from the exons ATGAAAAACTCAGAGAAGCTCATTTGGGCTCCGGCCACCGGATCCCCTCACTCCCGGTCACTCCCAAAACTCTTAATCTTCCTCATCCTGTTCCTCTCCGTCACTTACATCGTCTACACCCTCAAACTCCTCTCCTCCGACGAACCCTGTCCAGACGCCGACGAACCCATCACACTCAACAAACAACATCTCTCCATCCCTTCAATTTCATCCCCGATCAGAAATCAAACAATCCCCAATTTCCCACTAAAACCCCACGTCCAAACCGAAATCCAAGACATAGTTTTCGGAATCGCCGCATCGGCCAATCTGTGGGAGAAGAGAAAGGAGTACATAAAGCTCTGGTTCGAACCCACCAAAATGAGAGCCGTGGTGTGGATGGATGGGCCGGTGGCTACGACAACAGAGGATTCGAAACTGCTGCCGCCGGTGGTGGTGTCAGGAGACACGGCGAGGTTCGCGTACAGGAACCGACAGGGTCGCCGGTCGGCGATAAGGATATCGAGGATAGTGGGGGAGACGGTGCGTTTAGGGGCGGAGAATGTGAGGTGGGTGGTGATGGGGGATGACGATACGGTGTTTGTGGCGGAGAATCTGGTGAGAGTGTTGAGGAAATATGATCATAAGGGGTTTTATTACATTGGAAGCTCGTCGGAGAGTCATTTGCAGAACATTCATTTGTCGTATGGAATGGCGTACGGAGGAGGAGGATTCGCAATCAGTTATCCGTTAGCGAAGGCGATAGAGAAAATGCAGGACGGGTGTTTGGAGAGATATCCGGGACTTTATGGGTCTGATGATCGGATTCAGGCTTGTATGGCGGAACTCGGCGTCCCACTCACTAAAGAACTCGGCTTTCACCAG AAACAAGATGAAACGGTTTTTTTTCCGTTTCTTGGGGTTGGAGTGGAGGGAAAGATTAGGACAATACTTGGCATCAGAGCATGCATCATGCATTCACTTAACTATCAAATCACAAAATTTTAA